One Mycobacteroides salmoniphilum DNA segment encodes these proteins:
- a CDS encoding oxygenase MpaB family protein, which yields MAPHAAPVAPARHPQDRRKVPVVGLLAKAMLIDPPTDAEWCTIGAALNAGDQPMDDLVDWMYAQGMDSTRPLFNQAMAQGIRSVENPPEPLLDFFTHIEATPDWVDWKRIRSGQRFFQRGGLDTIFLARDVPFLGGFAASGINRTLLLTKTGQSGESGSAQRFAETMQWALSTIADDGLSPQGSGYQATLHVRMIHAFVRRHVGALPEWQAEDWGTPVNQTDMAATILGAIYVPAVLSLSFGIVATPRELDGVAHLTRYVGWLMGVEEQYLPVSFRDAMKRLYHYLMSLHRPDETSRAMAVPMANDPLHWRYSNFEAIRRRIAWAQHISITTMYIGRAQMRRLGLPTYMPPWYPMLRIPVNLLRTGANFILPGGRLRQAHNGSRRQYEFMQALSAEGHAKIGHSASWVGHAA from the coding sequence ATGGCACCTCACGCAGCCCCCGTCGCCCCCGCCCGCCACCCTCAAGACCGCCGTAAGGTGCCCGTGGTCGGCCTCCTGGCCAAGGCAATGTTGATCGACCCGCCAACCGACGCGGAGTGGTGCACCATCGGCGCTGCCCTGAACGCGGGGGACCAGCCGATGGACGACTTGGTTGACTGGATGTACGCACAGGGGATGGACTCCACCCGACCCCTTTTCAACCAGGCAATGGCCCAAGGGATCCGCAGTGTCGAGAACCCGCCCGAACCGTTACTAGACTTCTTCACACACATCGAAGCAACACCGGATTGGGTTGACTGGAAGCGAATTCGGTCCGGGCAAAGATTCTTTCAGCGTGGCGGCCTCGACACGATCTTCCTGGCGCGAGACGTCCCGTTCTTGGGCGGTTTCGCTGCGTCAGGCATCAACCGGACGCTTCTTCTCACCAAGACGGGACAGAGCGGGGAAAGTGGGAGCGCCCAGCGCTTCGCCGAAACTATGCAGTGGGCACTCAGCACGATTGCCGATGACGGCCTGTCGCCGCAGGGGAGCGGTTATCAAGCGACCCTGCATGTTCGGATGATTCACGCGTTCGTGCGACGGCATGTCGGAGCATTACCCGAATGGCAGGCCGAGGATTGGGGGACACCGGTCAATCAAACCGACATGGCGGCAACCATTCTCGGTGCAATCTACGTACCGGCGGTGCTGTCGCTGTCGTTCGGTATCGTCGCGACACCTCGCGAGCTGGACGGTGTTGCACACCTGACCCGATATGTGGGGTGGCTCATGGGTGTCGAGGAACAATACCTTCCCGTGAGTTTTCGCGATGCGATGAAGCGGCTGTACCACTACCTGATGTCATTGCACCGCCCTGATGAGACCAGCCGAGCGATGGCGGTGCCGATGGCCAATGATCCGCTGCATTGGCGCTACTCGAATTTCGAAGCCATCCGCCGTCGAATCGCATGGGCACAACATATTTCGATCACCACGATGTACATCGGGCGGGCGCAAATGCGCAGACTTGGGCTGCCCACCTATATGCCTCCGTGGTATCCGATGCTGCGAATCCCGGTGAACCTGCTACGCACCGGCGCGAACTTCATACTGCCCGGCGGCCGCCTCAGGCAAGCGCACAACGGCTCACGTCGGCAGTATGAGTTCATGCAGGCCCTTAGCGCCGAGGGACATGCGAAGATCGGACATTCCGCCAGCTGGGTGGGGCATGCCGCCTAG
- a CDS encoding flavin reductase family protein, whose product MVSAAASGESDVPADFASLMSQLDHPMYVVTVQGADGPSGCLVGFASQVSIDPPLFLVGLSEQNHTWRVSHEASHLAVHVIPRAQGELVHLFGEMTGDCVDKFAACSWLKGPHGAPILQDASAWFVGEIATRVKLGDHVGHVLAPVAVCQASEISGYVTSRNATHLHPGHEA is encoded by the coding sequence ATGGTCAGCGCGGCAGCTTCAGGGGAGTCGGATGTGCCTGCAGATTTCGCCAGCCTCATGAGCCAACTGGACCACCCTATGTATGTGGTGACGGTGCAGGGAGCCGACGGCCCCTCGGGATGTCTCGTCGGTTTCGCCAGTCAGGTCAGCATCGACCCACCACTATTTCTCGTAGGGCTGTCCGAACAGAACCACACCTGGCGGGTTTCGCACGAGGCAAGCCATCTGGCAGTGCATGTGATCCCCCGGGCGCAAGGTGAGCTGGTCCACCTTTTTGGGGAGATGACGGGCGACTGCGTCGACAAGTTCGCGGCATGTTCCTGGCTCAAGGGCCCGCACGGTGCCCCGATACTGCAGGATGCGTCGGCCTGGTTTGTCGGTGAGATCGCCACACGCGTCAAGCTTGGCGACCACGTGGGGCACGTACTGGCGCCGGTAGCCGTGTGTCAGGCATCGGAAATTTCTGGATACGTGACATCCCGCAATGCCACACATCTCCATCCGGGCCACGAAGCGTGA
- a CDS encoding SigB/SigF/SigG family RNA polymerase sigma factor has translation MECPVDAPETGRTEARSKPSGTSDDYSDVPDMFLALRDLPPDSPAYHRLREQIVTRCLHLADNVARHFDRRGEDLEDLTQVARVGLLNAVNRFDPEKGSSFLGFAVPTMMGEVRRHFRDHSWSMHVPRSIRDRHAQIARATAELTQNLQRSPTASELATELGISREEVVESLVAADAYQPQSIDAPVAYGDDESKHLADLLGDNDPALEHVTNREAVRPLLAGLPPRERIVLELRFFKGMTQSQIAEQIGVSQMHVSRILSDTLRYLREQLQ, from the coding sequence ATGGAATGCCCTGTGGATGCTCCGGAGACCGGGCGCACGGAGGCTAGATCCAAACCAAGTGGAACATCCGACGACTACTCGGACGTTCCCGACATGTTTCTGGCGCTCCGCGACCTGCCGCCCGATAGCCCCGCGTACCACCGTCTCCGTGAGCAGATCGTGACCAGGTGTCTCCATTTGGCCGACAATGTCGCACGCCATTTCGATCGCCGTGGTGAGGATCTCGAAGACCTGACCCAAGTGGCGCGTGTTGGACTACTCAATGCGGTTAACCGCTTTGATCCCGAAAAAGGTTCGAGCTTCCTTGGTTTCGCCGTTCCTACCATGATGGGGGAGGTGCGTCGGCATTTCCGCGACCATAGTTGGTCAATGCACGTGCCCCGTTCCATCCGGGACAGGCATGCCCAGATCGCTAGGGCCACTGCGGAATTAACGCAGAACCTGCAACGGTCACCCACCGCCAGTGAATTGGCAACCGAATTGGGTATCAGCCGTGAAGAAGTCGTGGAGAGCCTGGTTGCGGCGGATGCATATCAGCCCCAGTCAATCGACGCACCTGTGGCGTACGGAGATGACGAATCCAAGCATTTGGCCGACTTGCTGGGTGACAACGACCCAGCGCTTGAACACGTCACGAATCGCGAGGCAGTACGTCCGCTGTTGGCTGGCTTGCCGCCTCGCGAGCGCATCGTCCTGGAACTTAGGTTCTTCAAAGGGATGACGCAGAGTCAAATAGCTGAGCAGATCGGCGTGTCCCAGATGCATGTGTCACGGATTCTCAGCGACACACTGCGATACCTCCGGGAACAACTGCAGTAG
- a CDS encoding STAS domain-containing protein, which translates to MSVIDQNASRFSARTKTGVISLFSSTDDTARFTAHWHRPSAVLVSVTGEIDAVNASHLTEYATRYLDGHRTLVLNLEGLRFFGTDGLVALDEIRRHCAMQGIEWSVIPGRAVTRLLDISGDSSTFPLSDSIPEVWRKLAL; encoded by the coding sequence ATGTCTGTCATTGACCAGAATGCATCACGTTTCTCGGCTCGAACCAAAACCGGTGTCATTTCTCTATTTTCATCAACGGACGACACGGCGCGGTTCACGGCTCATTGGCACCGTCCATCTGCAGTCCTGGTGAGTGTCACCGGGGAGATCGATGCAGTCAACGCCAGCCACCTCACGGAGTATGCAACACGTTACCTAGATGGGCACCGGACTTTGGTGCTCAATCTAGAAGGACTGCGCTTCTTCGGAACCGACGGCCTGGTGGCCCTGGACGAAATACGTCGCCATTGTGCGATGCAAGGGATCGAATGGTCCGTGATTCCGGGTCGCGCCGTGACGAGGCTCCTCGACATCAGTGGGGACAGCAGCACTTTCCCGCTGAGCGATTCAATACCCGAGGTATGGAGAAAGTTGGCACTGTAG
- a CDS encoding ATP-binding protein: protein MTETHTAQSGSQADDRSLTFQTAARLDNLAMVRTVVAAAATFDDVDMDTVADLKLATDEACTRLIRASVPEATLTVRLDFHPDHFGIVAFTHCLSGEVFPLESFSWHVLTSLVDHIETFEEEEPAGSAGRIVGVTMTTARDATAAVRVAHG, encoded by the coding sequence ATGACCGAGACTCACACCGCACAATCCGGTAGTCAGGCGGACGACCGGTCTCTCACGTTCCAAACCGCCGCTCGGCTAGACAATCTGGCGATGGTACGTACGGTCGTAGCGGCGGCCGCGACATTTGACGACGTGGATATGGATACTGTGGCCGATCTGAAACTGGCCACAGATGAAGCGTGCACTCGACTCATCAGAGCATCTGTGCCCGAGGCCACGCTCACCGTCCGATTGGATTTTCATCCGGATCATTTCGGCATCGTGGCGTTCACGCACTGTTTGTCTGGGGAGGTTTTTCCGCTCGAAAGCTTCAGCTGGCACGTCCTCACCTCATTGGTAGACCACATCGAAACTTTCGAAGAGGAGGAACCGGCAGGCAGTGCCGGCCGGATCGTCGGTGTCACCATGACTACGGCACGAGACGCCACTGCTGCGGTGCGTGTGGCGCATGGATAG
- a CDS encoding PAS and ANTAR domain-containing protein — protein sequence MSDELMETAADANLEQALAGGAPQHVGWFRFYFADERWEWSAEVAQMHGYGSGEITPTTEIVLSHKHPDDFRQVAATLDEIRRTAQPFSTRHRIIDLQQQVHHVVVIGDRLCDDDGTVVGTHGFYVDVTPSAHQDREDSLTAAVVEIAESRGIIEQAKGMLMLIYRLNADTAFELLKWRSQESNVKLRALAQQIVADFQSLDFGTSLPSRSEYDRLLLTTHQRVPR from the coding sequence ATGTCTGATGAACTTATGGAGACGGCGGCCGACGCCAACTTGGAGCAGGCGTTGGCGGGCGGGGCACCCCAACACGTCGGCTGGTTTCGTTTTTATTTTGCCGATGAGCGCTGGGAGTGGTCCGCCGAGGTTGCACAGATGCATGGTTATGGGTCGGGAGAAATCACGCCGACCACGGAAATCGTACTTTCCCATAAACACCCCGACGACTTTCGTCAGGTCGCCGCAACGCTCGACGAGATCCGCCGTACGGCGCAGCCCTTCAGCACTCGTCATCGCATCATCGATTTGCAGCAGCAAGTTCACCACGTCGTGGTGATTGGCGACCGGCTCTGTGACGATGACGGCACCGTGGTCGGCACCCACGGGTTCTATGTCGATGTCACCCCGTCGGCCCATCAGGACCGTGAGGATTCGCTGACCGCCGCCGTCGTCGAGATTGCGGAGAGCCGCGGGATCATCGAGCAGGCGAAGGGCATGCTGATGCTGATCTACAGGCTCAATGCCGACACAGCATTTGAGTTGCTGAAATGGCGGTCACAAGAGAGCAACGTGAAACTGCGCGCGCTTGCCCAACAGATCGTCGCAGACTTCCAAAGTTTGGATTTCGGGACGAGCTTGCCCTCACGATCGGAGTACGACCGCCTGCTTCTGACCACTCATCAGCGAGTTCCTCGATAA
- a CDS encoding amino acid permease, with the protein MNSTPETLTRGLSARHIRFIALGSAIGTGLFYGSAEAIRQAGPSVLLAYLLGGAVIYIVLRSLGEMAVRSPVAGSFGEYATQYLGPLAGFLTGWTYALEMIVVCLADVTAFGVYMGFWFPEVPRWIWVLSIIFFIGAVNLLSVKVFGEVEFWLSLVKVLAIVAMIGGGIAILLWGTSADHGEQHGIANLWNDGGFFPHGLAGFVGSFMIVMFAFGGTEIIGITAGEAKDPARTIPRAINTVPARIMLFYVLTLAVIMCLNPWRSIDAHSSPFVQIFERLGLTSAATVLNIVVVTAALSAINSDIFAAGRMIYGMAQRGQAPAIMRRVSRNGVPWMTVVVMTAALFVGVVLNYAIEERVFVMIASVATFATIFVWLMILLSHFKFRAQSSIGDASAPAFPAPGWPYLQMFATGFLVFVMVLLAFGADTRVALVVGAVWLLLLAAGYRMSRTPSRTRT; encoded by the coding sequence GTGAACAGCACGCCGGAGACGCTCACGCGCGGGCTCTCTGCTCGCCATATCCGGTTCATCGCATTGGGTTCGGCCATCGGGACGGGGCTGTTCTACGGATCGGCCGAGGCGATCAGGCAAGCGGGACCTTCGGTTCTGCTGGCTTATCTACTGGGCGGGGCCGTGATCTACATCGTGTTGCGGTCGCTGGGGGAGATGGCCGTGCGCAGCCCGGTCGCGGGATCGTTCGGCGAGTACGCAACTCAATACCTGGGCCCGCTGGCCGGCTTTCTTACCGGCTGGACGTACGCCCTGGAGATGATCGTCGTCTGCTTGGCCGATGTCACCGCGTTCGGTGTGTACATGGGCTTTTGGTTCCCGGAGGTGCCGCGCTGGATTTGGGTTCTGTCGATCATCTTCTTCATCGGTGCGGTAAATCTTCTCAGCGTCAAGGTGTTCGGGGAGGTCGAATTCTGGCTGAGCCTGGTGAAGGTCCTCGCCATCGTGGCGATGATCGGCGGCGGCATCGCGATCCTGTTGTGGGGTACATCTGCCGATCACGGCGAACAGCACGGCATTGCGAATTTATGGAATGACGGGGGGTTCTTTCCCCACGGGCTCGCAGGTTTCGTGGGCAGCTTCATGATCGTGATGTTCGCGTTCGGTGGCACCGAGATCATCGGTATCACCGCGGGTGAGGCTAAGGACCCCGCGCGCACGATTCCCCGGGCCATCAACACGGTCCCAGCCCGCATCATGCTCTTCTACGTCCTGACACTCGCCGTCATCATGTGCCTGAATCCCTGGCGATCAATCGATGCGCATAGCAGCCCCTTCGTGCAGATATTTGAACGTCTGGGACTCACATCGGCTGCGACCGTGCTGAACATCGTCGTGGTGACGGCAGCACTGTCCGCCATCAACAGCGATATCTTCGCCGCCGGGCGAATGATCTACGGGATGGCTCAGCGGGGACAGGCTCCGGCGATTATGCGACGGGTATCGCGTAACGGTGTCCCGTGGATGACAGTGGTCGTCATGACGGCGGCCTTGTTCGTCGGCGTCGTGTTGAACTATGCGATAGAAGAGCGCGTTTTCGTCATGATCGCGTCCGTCGCCACCTTCGCGACGATCTTTGTCTGGCTGATGATCCTATTGTCCCACTTCAAATTCCGGGCACAGTCGAGTATCGGCGATGCATCGGCCCCGGCGTTTCCCGCGCCGGGGTGGCCGTATCTGCAGATGTTCGCGACGGGATTTTTGGTTTTCGTTATGGTCCTGCTGGCCTTTGGTGCCGATACCCGCGTTGCGCTCGTCGTCGGGGCGGTATGGCTGCTGCTACTCGCCGCCGGGTACCGAATGTCGCGTACGCCGTCACGTACAAGGACGTGA
- a CDS encoding TIGR03618 family F420-dependent PPOX class oxidoreductase → MTDISAFAELVHLDHGLCVLSTVRGDGSIQSSVINAGVMRHPQTGEPVVALVAAGGTRKLDHLRADPRATIVVRAGWQWATVEGAAEIIGPDDPHPGVDSEALRLLLRNIFQAAGGTHDDWDAYDSVMAEERRAAVLITPRRVYSNPTAG, encoded by the coding sequence GTGACAGACATATCCGCATTCGCCGAGCTGGTTCATCTCGATCACGGCCTGTGCGTGCTCAGCACGGTTCGGGGCGACGGCAGCATCCAATCTTCGGTGATCAATGCCGGCGTCATGCGGCATCCCCAAACCGGCGAGCCGGTCGTCGCGCTGGTGGCGGCAGGGGGTACCCGCAAGCTCGACCATCTGCGGGCGGACCCGCGGGCCACCATCGTCGTGCGTGCCGGGTGGCAATGGGCCACGGTCGAGGGAGCCGCGGAGATCATCGGTCCTGACGACCCGCATCCAGGCGTCGACAGCGAAGCGTTACGTCTGTTGTTGCGCAATATCTTTCAGGCTGCCGGCGGCACGCATGACGACTGGGATGCCTACGACAGCGTGATGGCAGAGGAACGACGCGCCGCCGTCCTCATCACGCCCCGCCGCGTCTACTCCAATCCGACGGCCGGATAG
- a CDS encoding TetR/AcrR family transcriptional regulator: MISRQEAILRASAAAIAENGVRGLRVSDIARVAGVSSGLLYYHFKDRDGLLAAALTYINDQARAYRQAASGSGVSRGQLIEHILGEIQDSAAVVENSLVWNELRASAVYEEPLREPLARTSAEWTRETAAAIQAAQDINEVSKTVDADSIALVLNALTEGLASRWLSQELTAAEARAHLRATAELMLPAHGRSPKGIQPIRG, encoded by the coding sequence GTGATCAGTCGACAGGAAGCGATCCTGCGGGCCAGTGCCGCCGCTATCGCCGAGAACGGCGTCCGGGGCCTCCGCGTGAGCGATATCGCACGCGTGGCTGGGGTCTCGTCGGGTCTGCTCTACTACCACTTCAAAGACCGCGATGGCCTGCTGGCGGCCGCCCTCACCTACATCAACGACCAGGCACGCGCGTACCGGCAGGCCGCCAGCGGTTCCGGAGTATCACGGGGCCAGCTTATTGAGCACATTCTCGGGGAGATTCAGGATTCCGCGGCGGTAGTGGAGAACTCGTTGGTGTGGAACGAGTTACGTGCTTCGGCGGTCTACGAGGAACCCCTGCGCGAACCCCTCGCGCGCACATCAGCGGAGTGGACGCGCGAAACCGCTGCCGCCATCCAAGCCGCTCAGGACATCAACGAAGTATCCAAAACCGTGGACGCCGACAGTATCGCCTTAGTTCTCAATGCGCTCACCGAGGGGCTGGCGTCCCGGTGGCTTTCCCAAGAACTCACTGCCGCCGAGGCGCGTGCTCATCTGCGTGCCACTGCCGAGTTGATGCTCCCCGCACATGGCCGTAGCCCCAAGGGTATTCAGCCAATTCGCGGATGA